Proteins encoded by one window of Streptomyces clavuligerus:
- a CDS encoding peptidoglycan-binding protein yields MKLVRRAQWGAPATSAASPISRTRGVKVHYLGTAYASRAHGTCDDKVRDIRSSHLNHPTEDYSDIAYNLLVCEHGYVYEGRGAGRRTGANGSSTLNSAHYAVCALLGSSGLTKPTPAMLHGIRDAIEYLRERGAAGTEIKGHRDGFATTCPGPELYAWVKRGAPRPAAPGKPGDQPSRPKPPAAPRYEPFPGPGFFVPGRRSPIVTAMGRRLVAEGCGRYEIGPGPAWSEADRRSYAAWQRKLGYSGAAADGIPGKTSWDRLKVPNT; encoded by the coding sequence ATGAAGCTGGTCCGCCGCGCCCAGTGGGGCGCGCCCGCCACCTCCGCCGCGTCGCCGATATCCCGGACCCGCGGTGTGAAGGTGCACTACCTCGGCACCGCCTACGCTTCCCGCGCGCACGGCACGTGCGACGACAAGGTCCGCGACATCCGCAGCTCGCACCTCAACCACCCGACCGAGGACTACAGCGACATCGCGTACAACCTGCTCGTGTGCGAGCACGGCTATGTGTACGAGGGCCGGGGCGCCGGGCGCCGCACCGGCGCCAACGGCAGCTCGACGCTGAACTCCGCCCACTACGCCGTCTGCGCCCTCCTCGGCTCCTCCGGCCTCACCAAACCCACCCCGGCGATGCTCCACGGCATCCGGGACGCCATCGAGTACCTGCGCGAGCGGGGCGCCGCCGGTACCGAGATCAAGGGCCACCGCGACGGCTTCGCCACCACCTGCCCCGGTCCCGAGCTGTACGCCTGGGTCAAACGGGGCGCCCCCCGCCCCGCCGCCCCCGGGAAACCCGGCGACCAGCCCAGCAGGCCGAAGCCGCCGGCCGCACCCCGCTACGAGCCGTTCCCCGGCCCGGGGTTCTTCGTGCCCGGCCGCCGCAGCCCGATCGTCACCGCCATGGGCAGACGGCTCGTCGCCGAGGGCTGCGGACGGTACGAGATCGGCCCCGGACCCGCCTGGAGCGAGGCCGACCGCCGGTCGTACGCCGCCTGGCAGCGCAAACTCGGCTACTCCGGAGCGGCGGCCGACGGCATCCCCGGCAAGACCTCCTGGGACCGCCTCAAGGTCCCCAACACCTGA
- the pepN gene encoding aminopeptidase N — MSVLTRDEAQTRARLLDVHRYTIALDLSGGAGTPPDTGTADEQSFGSRSVIHFTARADGDTFFELKPVVLHSVTLDGQPLDPALLDGNRFPLTGLGAGAHELAVEAEMRYSRTGEGMHRFTDPSDGEVYVYTQLFMEDVQPVFAAFDQPDLKAVFELTVTAPEAWTVLGNGIATHQGGGVWTCAPTPPLSTYFVAVAAGPWHSVRTEHAGLPFGLHCRRSLAEHLDTDAEELLEVTRRCFDRYHEKFEEPYPFDSYDQAFVPEFNAGAMENPGLVTFRDEFVFRSAVTDTERQTRAMVIAHEMAHMWFGDLVTMVWWDDLWLNESFAEYMGFQILTEATRFTDTWVDFAVNRKGWGYDADQRPSTHPVAPAPEAVPDTASAMLNFDGISYAKGASALRQLVTWMGEKDFLAGINDHFARHRFGNATLADFIDSLARATDRDVPAWAESWLRTTGVDTLRPTVTENGGTWSLTVEQDGSRPHRITVGAYDLDPVDPDRVVVRSRFEVDVPQAGPAGPHPGRRPALVVLNENDTTYAKIRFDAGSWGTVGKILSRIPEPLTRAVIWNAARDMVRDGELAPMEYLETARAHLPRESDLAIVQGVLGFAAGQIADCYLPAGQRPAALAAVRDICRALMRRTEDGSDPGLRLIAVRHCITAAAQPETIQEWLSDGSVTGGPELDPELRWRILYRLAVLGAVDERAVAAELELDPSATGREGAARCRAALPTAEAKAAAWEALFASDTLTNYLFTATAQGFWQPEQSEVLEEYLGRFWPDVTALAARRGPAIAEAAGRYAFPLHAVDAETLRAGEEALADPDMLPALRRKLADQLDDLRRALKVRTAA; from the coding sequence ATGTCCGTACTCACGCGCGATGAAGCGCAGACCCGCGCCCGGCTTCTCGACGTCCACCGGTACACGATCGCCCTCGATCTGTCCGGGGGAGCCGGAACCCCTCCCGATACCGGGACCGCAGACGAGCAGAGCTTCGGTTCCCGCTCCGTCATACACTTCACCGCCCGCGCGGACGGGGACACCTTCTTCGAACTGAAGCCGGTCGTACTGCACTCGGTCACGCTGGACGGACAGCCCCTCGACCCCGCACTGCTCGACGGGAACCGCTTCCCCCTCACCGGGCTGGGCGCGGGCGCGCACGAGCTGGCCGTCGAGGCCGAGATGCGCTACTCGCGCACCGGCGAGGGCATGCACCGCTTCACCGACCCCAGCGACGGGGAGGTGTACGTCTACACCCAGCTCTTCATGGAGGACGTCCAGCCCGTCTTCGCGGCCTTCGACCAGCCCGACCTCAAGGCCGTCTTCGAGCTGACCGTGACCGCCCCCGAGGCATGGACCGTCCTCGGCAACGGCATCGCCACCCACCAGGGCGGCGGCGTGTGGACCTGCGCCCCCACCCCTCCGCTCTCCACCTACTTCGTCGCCGTCGCCGCCGGACCCTGGCACTCCGTCCGCACCGAGCACGCCGGACTCCCCTTCGGCCTGCACTGCCGCCGCTCCCTCGCCGAACACCTCGACACCGACGCCGAAGAACTCCTCGAAGTCACCCGGCGGTGCTTCGACCGCTACCACGAGAAGTTCGAGGAGCCCTACCCCTTCGACTCCTACGACCAGGCGTTCGTCCCCGAGTTCAACGCGGGCGCCATGGAGAACCCCGGACTCGTGACCTTCCGGGACGAGTTTGTCTTCCGCTCCGCCGTCACCGACACCGAGCGGCAGACCCGGGCCATGGTCATCGCCCATGAGATGGCCCATATGTGGTTCGGCGACCTCGTCACCATGGTCTGGTGGGACGACCTCTGGCTCAACGAGTCCTTCGCCGAGTACATGGGCTTCCAGATCCTCACCGAGGCCACCCGCTTCACCGACACCTGGGTCGACTTCGCCGTCAACCGCAAGGGCTGGGGATACGACGCCGACCAGCGGCCCTCCACCCACCCCGTCGCCCCCGCCCCCGAGGCCGTCCCCGACACCGCGTCCGCGATGCTCAACTTCGACGGCATCTCCTACGCCAAGGGCGCGTCCGCGCTGCGGCAGCTCGTGACCTGGATGGGCGAGAAGGACTTCCTCGCCGGGATCAACGACCACTTCGCCCGCCACAGGTTCGGCAACGCCACCCTCGCCGACTTCATCGACTCCCTCGCCCGCGCCACCGACCGCGATGTGCCCGCCTGGGCCGAGTCCTGGCTGCGCACCACCGGCGTGGACACCCTGCGGCCCACCGTCACCGAGAACGGGGGCACCTGGTCCCTCACCGTCGAGCAGGACGGCAGCCGCCCGCACCGGATCACCGTCGGCGCCTACGACCTCGACCCCGTCGACCCCGACCGGGTCGTCGTCCGCAGCCGCTTCGAGGTGGACGTCCCGCAGGCCGGACCCGCCGGACCGCACCCCGGCCGCCGCCCCGCCCTCGTCGTCCTCAACGAGAACGACACCACCTACGCGAAGATCCGCTTCGACGCCGGTTCCTGGGGCACCGTCGGGAAGATCCTCTCCCGTATCCCGGAGCCGCTGACCCGCGCCGTGATCTGGAACGCCGCCCGGGACATGGTCCGCGACGGCGAACTCGCCCCCATGGAGTACCTGGAGACCGCCCGCGCCCACCTCCCGCGCGAGAGCGACCTCGCGATCGTGCAGGGCGTCCTCGGCTTCGCCGCCGGGCAGATCGCCGACTGCTACCTCCCCGCCGGGCAGCGGCCCGCCGCCCTCGCCGCCGTCCGCGACATCTGCCGCGCCCTGATGCGCCGCACCGAGGACGGCAGCGACCCCGGGCTGCGGCTGATCGCCGTACGCCACTGCATCACCGCCGCCGCGCAGCCCGAGACCATCCAGGAGTGGCTGTCCGACGGCAGCGTCACCGGGGGCCCGGAACTCGACCCCGAGCTGCGCTGGCGGATTCTCTACCGGCTCGCCGTCCTCGGCGCCGTCGACGAGCGCGCCGTCGCCGCCGAACTGGAGCTCGACCCGAGCGCCACCGGGCGCGAGGGCGCGGCCCGCTGCCGGGCGGCGCTGCCGACGGCGGAGGCCAAGGCCGCGGCGTGGGAGGCGCTGTTCGCCTCGGACACGCTCACCAACTACCTCTTCACCGCGACCGCGCAGGGCTTCTGGCAGCCCGAGCAGTCCGAGGTGCTGGAGGAGTACCTCGGCCGCTTCTGGCCGGACGTCACCGCGCTCGCGGCCCGGCGCGGTCCGGCGATCGCGGAGGCCGCGGGGCGGTACGCCTTCCCGCTCCACGCCGTCGACGCGGAGACCCTCCGCGCGGGCGAGGAGGCGCTGGCCGACCCGGACATGCTCCCGGCCCTCCGCCGCAAACTCGCCGACCAGCTCGACGACCTCCGCCGCGCCCTGAAGGTCCGCACCGCCGCCTGA
- a CDS encoding chorismate mutase, with product MSTRDIDESVRAELDRLRGSIDNIDAAVVHMLAERFKCTQQVGRLKARHQLPPADPEREARQIERLRQLAESAKLDPAFAEKLLNFIIAEVIRHHETLAAHHDAF from the coding sequence ATGAGCACCAGGGACATCGACGAGAGCGTACGGGCCGAGCTGGACCGGCTGCGCGGCAGCATCGACAACATCGACGCGGCCGTCGTGCACATGCTGGCCGAGCGCTTCAAATGCACCCAGCAGGTCGGCCGGCTCAAGGCCCGCCACCAGCTCCCGCCCGCCGACCCCGAGCGGGAGGCCCGCCAGATCGAGCGGCTGCGCCAGCTCGCGGAGAGCGCGAAGCTCGATCCGGCCTTCGCGGAGAAACTCCTCAACTTCATCATCGCCGAAGTCATCCGGCACCACGAGACCCTCGCCGCCCACCACGACGCCTTCTGA
- a CDS encoding glycoside hydrolase family 35 protein, with protein MAEFSVGERDFLLDGRPVRLLSGALHYFRVHEAQWGHRLAMLRAMGLNCVETYVPWNLHEPEPGRYEDPEALGRFLDAARAAGLWAIVRPGPYICAEWENGGLPHWLTGPLGRRTRTADEEFLVPVERWFARLLPQVVERQIDRGGPVLMVQIENEYGSWGSDARYLRRIERALRASGLVVPLFTSDGPEDHMLTGGSVPGALATVNFGSGARAAFGTLRGHRPSGPLMCMEFWCGWFDHWGDEHAVRDADEAADALREILECGASVNVYMAHGGSNFGGWAGANRSGEVQDGALEPTATSYDYDAPIDEAGRPTAKFLAFREVLARYAGGPLPEVPPAPAPLAAPVRGLLTAWAPARTVLDVLGGEEREGRTPPTFEELGVDRGLVRYRVRIPGPRRPYPLRAPGLRDRAVVYVDGVRAGVLSEEYDTLPEPVAGPAEVELWAESLGRVNYGPRTGEPKGLTGGVLHERQFLHGVRARGLRLSSFTPDGVSRIAFGETREDAPPGLYRGELTVTGPGDARLRLPGWGRGFVWVNGFCLGRYWWIGAQEALFVPGPVLREGGNEIWVLELEEGGGALFLDPV; from the coding sequence ATGGCGGAATTCAGCGTGGGTGAGAGGGACTTTCTGCTGGACGGGCGGCCGGTGCGGCTGCTCTCGGGAGCGCTGCACTACTTCCGGGTCCACGAGGCGCAGTGGGGCCATCGGCTGGCGATGCTGCGCGCGATGGGGCTGAACTGCGTCGAGACCTATGTCCCCTGGAATCTGCACGAGCCGGAGCCGGGCCGGTACGAGGACCCGGAGGCGCTGGGCCGCTTCCTGGACGCGGCGCGGGCGGCGGGGCTGTGGGCGATCGTCCGCCCCGGCCCCTATATCTGCGCCGAGTGGGAGAACGGGGGGCTGCCGCACTGGCTGACGGGCCCGCTGGGGCGGCGGACGCGCACGGCGGACGAGGAGTTCCTCGTTCCGGTGGAACGGTGGTTCGCCCGGCTGCTGCCGCAGGTGGTGGAGCGGCAGATCGACCGGGGCGGCCCGGTGCTGATGGTGCAGATCGAGAACGAGTACGGGAGCTGGGGCAGCGACGCCCGCTATCTGCGCCGGATCGAGCGGGCGCTGCGGGCCTCGGGTCTGGTGGTGCCGCTGTTCACGTCGGACGGGCCCGAGGACCACATGCTGACGGGCGGCTCGGTGCCGGGGGCGCTCGCGACGGTGAACTTCGGCTCCGGGGCGCGCGCCGCGTTCGGGACACTGCGCGGGCACCGGCCGTCGGGGCCCCTGATGTGCATGGAGTTCTGGTGCGGCTGGTTCGACCACTGGGGCGACGAGCACGCGGTCCGGGACGCGGACGAGGCGGCGGACGCGCTGCGGGAGATCCTGGAGTGCGGGGCGTCCGTCAATGTGTACATGGCGCACGGGGGCTCCAACTTCGGCGGCTGGGCGGGGGCGAACCGCTCGGGCGAGGTGCAGGACGGGGCCCTGGAGCCGACGGCGACCTCGTACGACTACGACGCCCCCATCGACGAGGCGGGCCGTCCGACCGCGAAGTTCCTGGCCTTCCGCGAGGTGCTGGCCCGGTATGCCGGGGGTCCGCTGCCGGAGGTGCCGCCCGCGCCCGCCCCGCTGGCCGCTCCGGTGCGGGGCCTGCTCACCGCGTGGGCGCCGGCGCGGACGGTGCTCGACGTCCTGGGCGGCGAGGAGCGCGAGGGCCGCACCCCGCCCACCTTCGAGGAGTTGGGCGTCGACCGCGGTCTGGTGCGCTACCGGGTCCGGATACCCGGGCCCCGGCGGCCGTACCCGCTGCGCGCGCCCGGGCTGCGGGACCGGGCCGTGGTGTATGTGGACGGGGTGCGCGCCGGGGTGCTGAGCGAGGAGTACGACACCCTCCCGGAGCCGGTCGCGGGCCCGGCCGAGGTGGAGCTGTGGGCGGAGTCGCTGGGACGGGTCAACTACGGGCCCCGGACGGGTGAGCCGAAGGGGCTCACCGGCGGGGTCCTCCATGAGCGGCAGTTTCTGCACGGGGTGCGCGCCCGGGGGCTGCGGCTGTCCTCGTTCACCCCGGACGGGGTCTCCCGGATCGCCTTCGGCGAGACGCGCGAGGACGCGCCGCCCGGTCTGTACCGGGGGGAGCTGACGGTGACGGGCCCCGGTGACGCCCGGCTGCGGCTGCCGGGGTGGGGGCGGGGCTTCGTCTGGGTGAACGGCTTCTGTCTGGGCCGGTACTGGTGGATCGGGGCGCAGGAGGCGCTCTTCGTCCCGGGGCCGGTGCTGCGGGAGGGAGGGAACGAGATCTGGGTGCTGGAGCTGGAGGAGGGCGGCGGGGCGCTGTTCCTGGACCCCGTCTGA
- a CDS encoding helix-turn-helix domain-containing protein → MYHTWMRYFTPGPVHHRLGLVCLGVGLQHGALPTVGPRVLGHHVAVVISAGGGWFRSPEGVRTPVAAPALIWLRPGEPHHYGPDPGGWDESFVDFTGPAVATYTELGYIDTERTVVPLGDAAGPRAVIGRIARAARRGNPLLEVETSAAVHELLVALRRARADTNPAGDPVLTALARDAFLQLSVAEHAARHGMTPAELRTAVRRGAGCSPKDYLLSIRLGRAKELLAATELPVAAVARRVGYEDPAYFSRLFTRRVGTAPVRFREQQGRTVPGGWSDRVPHPDHPPTIPTRST, encoded by the coding sequence ATGTACCACACCTGGATGCGTTACTTCACCCCCGGGCCCGTCCACCACCGGCTGGGACTGGTCTGCCTCGGCGTGGGACTCCAGCACGGCGCGCTGCCCACCGTCGGACCCCGGGTCCTCGGCCACCACGTCGCCGTGGTGATCAGCGCGGGCGGCGGCTGGTTCCGCAGCCCCGAGGGGGTGCGCACACCGGTCGCCGCGCCCGCCCTGATCTGGCTCAGGCCCGGGGAGCCGCACCACTACGGACCCGACCCGGGCGGCTGGGACGAGAGCTTCGTCGACTTCACGGGCCCCGCCGTCGCCACCTACACCGAGCTGGGCTACATCGACACCGAGCGGACCGTCGTCCCGCTCGGCGACGCCGCCGGGCCCCGGGCCGTCATCGGCCGGATCGCCCGCGCCGCCCGCCGGGGCAACCCGCTCCTGGAGGTGGAGACCTCGGCGGCCGTCCATGAACTCCTCGTCGCGCTGCGCCGGGCCCGCGCCGACACCAACCCCGCCGGGGACCCCGTCCTCACCGCCCTCGCCCGCGACGCCTTCCTCCAGCTCTCCGTCGCCGAGCACGCCGCCCGCCACGGCATGACCCCCGCCGAGCTGCGCACCGCCGTCCGCCGGGGCGCGGGCTGCTCCCCCAAGGACTATCTGCTCTCCATCCGGCTCGGCCGGGCCAAGGAACTGCTGGCCGCCACCGAGCTGCCCGTCGCGGCGGTGGCCCGCCGGGTCGGCTACGAGGACCCCGCCTACTTCTCCCGGCTCTTCACCCGCCGGGTCGGCACCGCCCCCGTCCGCTTCCGTGAGCAGCAGGGACGTACGGTGCCCGGCGGCTGGAGCGACCGCGTTCCGCACCCTGATCACCCGCCGACGATCCCCACCCGGTCCACGTAA